The Prionailurus bengalensis isolate Pbe53 chromosome A3, Fcat_Pben_1.1_paternal_pri, whole genome shotgun sequence genome includes a window with the following:
- the ZBP1 gene encoding Z-DNA-binding protein 1 isoform X2, whose translation MVEAGGGHACSPPRELGRQRRGRAGLEADLFGPGRGGRLGPVESPSPLLPLHPPPTFLSPAARPQQDAVVPEEPDPQLSEQQKAIYRFLEGAGPCKALIIARALGMKTAKEVNPHLYDMRKRHILSLDEKSSLWSIYRPDCGGRSESPAIIYQQNPINMICQNGPNNYISIENSEDIQIGHGNVIVKPTASGENGSVAPLHLPPMAPADPPTQSSPAAAWAPQDIRLEKSVLRRVLLGHGNEMSLTSAPAEGPAACSPSGSPPGSKPGPDCKADGIQRVHISSCFLEDTAIGNGNRMTVISGTADPGGVAESEDSRRGPEELDKDAGPLSEGAEPRREFPPDPASSLNTNVSKLISHLEAVTLESRDPHNAEDGGRVDRTPDVASQGEVEPRTDSQPLSERAGERQ comes from the exons ATGGTGGAGGCGGGCGGAGGGCACGCCTGCTCTCCGCCCAGAGAGCTGGGTcggcagaggagaggcagggcGGGTCTGGAGGCAGACTTGTTCGGCCCTGGACGCGGAGGCCGCCTTGGTCCCGTGGAGTCCCcgtcccctctcctgcccctccaccccccacccacctttcttTCTCCAGCGGCGAGGCCCCAGCAGGACGCAGTGGTTCCAGAGGAACCTGACCCTCAGCTCAGCGAACAGC AGAAAGCCATCTATAGGTTTCTGGAAGGCGCCGGGCCCTGTAAGGCCCTGATCATCGCCCGGGCCCTGGGAATGAAGACAGCAAAAGAAGTCAACCCACACTTGTATGATATGAGAAAGAGGCACATTCTGAGTCTTGATGAGAAATCAAGTCTATGGTCGATTTATCGACCAG ATTGTGGAGGAAGAAGCGAGTCCCCCGCGATTATTTACCAGCAAAATCCAATCAACATGATCTGTCAGAATGGACCAAATAACTATATTTCCATTGAGAACtcggaagacatccagattggaCATGGGAACGTCATAGTGAAGCCAACCGCCTCTGGGGAGAATG GTTCCGtggctcccctccacctccctccaatGGCACCAGCAGATCCCCCGACGCAGAGTTCCCCCGCTGCAGCCTGGGCGCCCCAGGACATCCGCTTGGAGAAGTCTGTGCTCAGACGGGTGCTGCTGGGACATGGCAACGAGATGAGCCTTACCAGTGCCCCGGCCGAAGGCCCGGCTGCCTGCAGCCCCTCTGGCAGCCCCCCAG GGTCCAAACCAGGACCTGACTGCAAGGCGGATGGGATCCAGAGAGTCCACATCAGTTCATGCTTCCTTGAGGACACTGCCATTGGCAACGGCAACAGAATGACTGTCATCTCAGGGACAGCTGATCCAGGAGGAGTTGCAGAGTCTGAGGACAGCAGAAGGGGCCCTGAGGAGCTGGACAAGGATGCAG gacccctctccGAAGGTGCGGAGCCCAGAAGGGAGTTCCCTCCGGACCCGGCCTCCTCCCTCAACACCAACGTCTCGAAGCTCATCTCCCACCTAGAAGCCGTGACTCTTGAAAGCAGGGATCCCCACAACGCCGAAGACGGCGGCCGGGTGGACAGAACCCCAGACGTGGCGTCCCAGGGGGAGGTCGAGCCCAGAACAGACAGCCAGCCTCTCTCGGAAAGAGCAGGCGAACGCCAGTGA
- the ZBP1 gene encoding Z-DNA-binding protein 1 isoform X1 — MVEAGGGHACSPPRELGRQRRGRAGLEADLFGPGRGGRLGPVESPSPLLPLHPPPTFLSPAARPQQDAVVPEEPDPQLSEQQKAIYRFLEGAGPCKALIIARALGMKTAKEVNPHLYDMRKRHILSLDEKSSLWSIYRPDCGGRSESPAIIYQQNPINMICQNGPNNYISIENSEDIQIGHGNVIVKPTASGENGSVAPLHLPPMAPADPPTQSSPAAAWAPQDIRLEKSVLRRVLLGHGNEMSLTSAPAEGPAACSPSGSPPVSATTVGSGASFKIPGSKPGPDCKADGIQRVHISSCFLEDTAIGNGNRMTVISGTADPGGVAESEDSRRGPEELDKDAGPLSEGAEPRREFPPDPASSLNTNVSKLISHLEAVTLESRDPHNAEDGGRVDRTPDVASQGEVEPRTDSQPLSERAGERQ, encoded by the exons ATGGTGGAGGCGGGCGGAGGGCACGCCTGCTCTCCGCCCAGAGAGCTGGGTcggcagaggagaggcagggcGGGTCTGGAGGCAGACTTGTTCGGCCCTGGACGCGGAGGCCGCCTTGGTCCCGTGGAGTCCCcgtcccctctcctgcccctccaccccccacccacctttcttTCTCCAGCGGCGAGGCCCCAGCAGGACGCAGTGGTTCCAGAGGAACCTGACCCTCAGCTCAGCGAACAGC AGAAAGCCATCTATAGGTTTCTGGAAGGCGCCGGGCCCTGTAAGGCCCTGATCATCGCCCGGGCCCTGGGAATGAAGACAGCAAAAGAAGTCAACCCACACTTGTATGATATGAGAAAGAGGCACATTCTGAGTCTTGATGAGAAATCAAGTCTATGGTCGATTTATCGACCAG ATTGTGGAGGAAGAAGCGAGTCCCCCGCGATTATTTACCAGCAAAATCCAATCAACATGATCTGTCAGAATGGACCAAATAACTATATTTCCATTGAGAACtcggaagacatccagattggaCATGGGAACGTCATAGTGAAGCCAACCGCCTCTGGGGAGAATG GTTCCGtggctcccctccacctccctccaatGGCACCAGCAGATCCCCCGACGCAGAGTTCCCCCGCTGCAGCCTGGGCGCCCCAGGACATCCGCTTGGAGAAGTCTGTGCTCAGACGGGTGCTGCTGGGACATGGCAACGAGATGAGCCTTACCAGTGCCCCGGCCGAAGGCCCGGCTGCCTGCAGCCCCTCTGGCAGCCCCCCAG TCTCTGCCACCACTGTTGGCTCAGGAGCTTCGTTCAAAATTCCAGGGTCCAAACCAGGACCTGACTGCAAGGCGGATGGGATCCAGAGAGTCCACATCAGTTCATGCTTCCTTGAGGACACTGCCATTGGCAACGGCAACAGAATGACTGTCATCTCAGGGACAGCTGATCCAGGAGGAGTTGCAGAGTCTGAGGACAGCAGAAGGGGCCCTGAGGAGCTGGACAAGGATGCAG gacccctctccGAAGGTGCGGAGCCCAGAAGGGAGTTCCCTCCGGACCCGGCCTCCTCCCTCAACACCAACGTCTCGAAGCTCATCTCCCACCTAGAAGCCGTGACTCTTGAAAGCAGGGATCCCCACAACGCCGAAGACGGCGGCCGGGTGGACAGAACCCCAGACGTGGCGTCCCAGGGGGAGGTCGAGCCCAGAACAGACAGCCAGCCTCTCTCGGAAAGAGCAGGCGAACGCCAGTGA